The Lycium ferocissimum isolate CSIRO_LF1 chromosome 10, AGI_CSIRO_Lferr_CH_V1, whole genome shotgun sequence genome window below encodes:
- the LOC132033531 gene encoding homeobox-leucine zipper protein HAT22-like, whose protein sequence is MNPRVNSSVSSFSNTSVKRERDASLEKEVQLETNKVKIISPKALVDDQDHDEDVHEYGTRKKLRLSKEQSDVLEDSFKEHTTLNSKQKRDLARRLSSGPRQVEVWFQNRRARAKLKQTKVDFEILQKIKDLRF, encoded by the exons ATGAACCCTCGAGTTAATTCGTCGGTTTCTTCGTTTTCTAACACAAGTGTCAAAAGGGAAAGAGATGCTAGCCTTGAAAAAGAAGTACAATTAGAGACCAATAAagttaaaataatttctccaaAGGCATTAGTTGATGATCAAGATCATGATGAAGATGTTCATGAGTATGGTACGAGGAAGAAACTTAGACTCAGTAAGGAGCAATCTGATGTTTTAGAAGATAGCTTCAAAGAGCACACTACTCTTAATTCT aagCAAAAGCGAGATCTAGCGAGACGATTAAGCTCAGGTCCTCGACAAGTGGAAGTATGGTTTCAGAATCGAAGAGCCAGG GCCAAGCTGAAGCAAACAAAAGTAGACTTTGAAATacttcaaaaaattaaagacctacGCTTTTGA
- the LOC132033530 gene encoding homeobox-leucine zipper protein HAT22-like, with protein sequence MICNTRLSLSLASSTAPHDAPSHQNYNNRESTHDDHHQELDTINPIPSLNLCLSTSAEFTNCNMNPQVNSSVSSFSNTSVKRERDPSLEEEVQLETNKVKIISPKALVDDQDHDEDVHEYGTRKKLRLSKEQSDVLEDSFKEHTTLNSKQKRDLARRLSLRPRQVEVWFQNRRARTKLKQTEVDCEILRKCYEDLKDENRRLNKELEELKSMKMSAPFRVQLSAATLSMCPSCERTYGGAGDNSTKISFSMGDQKPQFYGSFTNPSAALLS encoded by the exons atgatatgcaatacAAGGCTGAGTCTAAGCTTAGCATCATCTACTGCTCCTCATGATGCACCTTCTCATCAAAATTACAACAATAGAGAATCAACCCATGATGATCATCATCAAGAATTAGATACTATTAATCCCATCCCTTCTTTAAATCTTTGCTTATCAACTTCAGCAGAGTTCACAAATTGTAACATGAACCCTCAAGTTAATTCGTCGGTTTCTTCGTTTTCTAACACAAGTGTCAAAAGAGAAAGAGATCCTAGCCTTGAAGAAGAAGTACAATTGGAGACCAATAAagttaaaataatttctccaaAGGCATTAGTTGATGATCAAGATCATGATGAAGATGTTCATGAGTATGGTACGAGGAAGAAACTTAGACTCAGTAAGGAACAATCTGATGTTTTAGAAGATAGCTTCAAAGAGCACACTACTCTTAATTCT AAGCAAAAGCGAGATCTAGCGAGACGATTAAGCTTACGTCCTCGACAAGTGGAAGTATGGTTTCAGAATCGAAGAGCCAG GACCAAGCTGAAACAAACAGAAGTAGACTGTGAAATACTTCGAAAATGTTACGAAGACTTAAAAGACGAGAACAGAAGGCTAAATAAAGAACTAGAAGAGCTGAAATCTATGAAAATGTCAGCACCCTTTCGTGTACAGTTATCGGCAGCAACCCTTAGTATGTGCCCTTCGTGTGAGAGAACTTATGGTGGTGCTGGCGATAATTCCACCAAAATCTCTTTCTCAATGGGAGATCAAAAGCCTCAGTTTTATGGCTCCTTCACAAATCCGTCAGCTGCTTTGCTAAGCTAG